Proteins from a single region of Juglans microcarpa x Juglans regia isolate MS1-56 chromosome 5S, Jm3101_v1.0, whole genome shotgun sequence:
- the LOC121268095 gene encoding uncharacterized protein LOC121268095 isoform X1, whose amino-acid sequence MCILCVIQKWSRRVAMMLPWLVIPLIGLWALSQLLPPAFRFEITSPRLACVFVLLITLFWYEILMPQLSAWRVRRSARLREKKRFEAIELQKLRKTATRRCRNCLNPYRDQNPGGGRFMCSYCGHNSKRPVLDLPLLPGVGNNGIIKDLVGKGGSLLNGKVWSENGWMCGQDWSENENWVSGSVLGNSSYWRKNGSDVFGGDEHCLAENSYSGVVICVCKPLTSFLLSIRWLWRKAFRISSSGEDSLTDAEHRAMMANKGENGLNYHESRGEKARRKAEEKRQARLEKELLEEEEQKQREEVARLVEERRRLRDEKMDAEKDRGKTSPPVREKDGKKEAEKKRQERRKDKDKGSSKSNSDAEELEKRAGKESEQKRELEKKSETDRREHQKFGTDGIRGQSTETGHGMKNISANNFSRGNYGTRYLDHMRGTIFSSSRPFNTPATISKENKSNSSVDHVHNFAHKKDLFSHEHVAGKLSTNGDDKTITRPVLSEPQPRVTPKKSWQQLFTRSSSVPLSNPNVISRPNTKFQGDVQSPQFCSQKSSTESYNNPINFGLPSPFTLSTYPNGSTSSSLGFSPATGPIFPHFRESSSEFIHEEPDLFEDPCYVPDPVSLLGPVSESLDNFQLDLGTGFATDMGLERPYSLKKVSASSDVNKPSPIEYPMPQEKHNTSTWFPSTHRTQDLHTLPVNDATSNEAGTWQMWNTSPLGQDGLGLVGGPVSWILPPEQNKSNKEDFVHPSYKTTASLFTNGDHVLSGIHSPQNVFLGNGNAAPFSPVTGSSDNDPWLQKAFSPPLSGNENHFALKPPEESTQNEIIYRSPSSGSKHPFEMAPANCWSNRMDWTVQGSGEGAGNTSVARHPIGVYFPPKMYSHFGDSIENSERVGGT is encoded by the exons ATGTGTATACTGTGTGTGATTCAGAAGTGGTCTCGCCGGGTCGCTATGATGCTACCTTGGTTAGTTATTCCACTCATAGGACTTTGGGCTCTCTCTCAGCTTTTACCGCCCGCATTTCGTTTTGAGATTACGTCGCCAAGGCTGGCCTGCGTGTTCGTGCTTTTGATTACTCTCTTCTGGTATGAGATTTTGATGCCTCAGCTGTCAGCCTGGCGGGTTCGCAGGAGTGCACGGCTCAGGGAGAAGAAGAGGTTTGAAGCAATAGAATTGCAGAAGCTTCGGAAAACCGCAACTAGGCGGTGCAGGAACTGCTTGAATCCCTATAGGGATCAGAATCCTGGTGGTGGCCGTTTTATGTGTTCATATTGTGGGCATAATTCGAAGCGGCCAGTTCTGGACTTGCCTCTACTGCCTGGTGTGGGAAATAACGGGATTATTAAGGATTTGGTTGGAAAAGGAGGGAGCTTATTGAATGGTAAGGTGTGGTCTGAAAATGGATGGATGTGTGGTCAGGATTGGTCGGAGAATGAAAATTGGGTCAGTGGGTCTGTTTTAGGAAACTCTAGTTATTGGAGGAAGAATGGGAGTGATGTTTTTGGAGGAGATGAACATTGTTTGGCAGAGAATTCTTACTCAGGGGTTGTTATTTGTGTGTGCAAGCCGCTGACATCTTTTCTCTTGAGCATTAGGTGGCTTTGGAGAAAGGCTTTTAGGATTAGTTCATCAGGGGAAGATAGTTTGACTGATGCTGAGCATCGGGCTATGATGGCTAATAAGGGCGAGAATGGGTTGAACTATCATGAAAGTAGAGGAGAGAAAGCACGCAGAAAAGCCGAAGAGAAGAGACAGGCTAGGTTAGAGAAGGAACTTTTGGAGGAGGAAGAGCAAAAGCAGAGGGAGGAGGTTGCAAGGCTAGTGGAGGAACGTAGGAGACTGAGAGATGAGAAAATGGATGCTGAAAAAGATCGTGGCAAAACATCACCACCTGTCAGGGAAAAAGATGGTAAGAAGGAAGCAGAAAAGAAGCGTCAGGAAAGAAGGAAAGATAAGGACAAAGGGTCAAGTAAGAGCAATTCTGATGCAGAAGAGTTAGAGAAGAGAGCAGGTAAGGAAAGTGAGCAAAAGAGAGAATtggaaaagaaaagtgaaactGATCGTCGGGAACATCAGAAATTTGGGACAGATGGCATTAGAGGCCAGAGCACCGAAACTGGACATGGgatgaaaaatatatctgcaaacAATTTTAGCCGTGGAAATTATGGAACTAGGTATCTGGATCATATGAGGGGTACGATTTTTTCCTCTTCTAGACCATTTAATACTCCTGCCACAATTTCAAAGGAAAACAAGTCTAACAGCTCAGTAGATCACGTCCATAATTTTGCTCATAAGAAAGATCTATTTTCACATGAGCATGTAGCTGGAAAACTGAGTACAAATGGAGATGACAAGACCATCACTCGCCCT GTGCTATCAGAACCACAACCTAGGGTGACACCTAAAAAATCATGGCAACAATTATTTACTCGATCTTCATCTGTTCCTTTATCAAATCCAAATGTCATAAGCAGACCAAATACAAAGTTTCAAGGCGATGTCCAAAGCCCACAGTTTTGCAGTCAAAAATCATCGACAGAATCATATAATAATCCAATAAACTTCGGGCTGCCATCACCATTTACACTGTCTACTTATCCAAATGGATCCACAAGCAGCAGTTTAGGTTTTTCACCTGCAACTGGACCAATCTTTCCTCATTTTCGAGAATCATCCTCTGAATTTATACATGAAGAGCCAGACCTTTTTGAAGACCCTTGCTATGTTCCCGATCCAGTATCCTTGCTTGGGCCTGTTTCAGAGTCGCTTGATAATTTTCAGTTAGACCTTGGCACTGGCTTTGCAACAGACATGGGATTGGAAAGGccttattcattaaaaaaagtatCTGCTTCATCTGATGTCAACAAGCCATCTCCAATTGAGTATCCAATGCCACAAGAAAAGCATAATACTTCTACATGGTTTCCAAGTACCCATAGGACCCAAGATTTGCACACTTTACCTGTTAATGATGCTACTTCAAATGAGGCAGGAACATGGCAGATGTGGAATACTTCTCCTCTTGGTCAGGATGGTCTAGGTTTAGTAGGTGGCCCTGTTAGCTGGATTTTACCCCCAGAACAGAACAAATCAAACAAAGAAGATTTTGTTCATCCTTCTTATAAAACTACGGCTTCACTGTTTACAAATGGGGACCATGTCCTTTCTGGCATTCATTCTCCTCAGAACGTTTTTCTTGGTAATGGGAATGCTGCGCCATTCAGCCCTGTTACTGGTTCAAGTGATAATGACCCCTGGCTACAGAAAGCTTTCTCTCCACCATTGTCAGGAAATGAAAACCATTTTGCTCTCAAACCTCCTGAAGAATCTACAcagaatgaaattatttatcgTAGTCCCAGCTCTGGAAGTAAACATCCATTTGAGATGGCTCCTGCTAATTGTTGGTCCAA CAGGATGGACTGGACTGTGCAAGGTTCAGGGGAAGGTGCTGGAAACACATCTGTTGCGAGGCACCCTATTGGGGTCTATTTCCCACCCAAGATGTACAGTCACTTTGGTGATTCAATTGAAAACAGTGAGAGAGTAGGAGGGACTTAA
- the LOC121268541 gene encoding CBL-interacting serine/threonine-protein kinase 14-like encodes MPDIQIMVQDSASETPSSSTGDPDLSSLEVITLFGKYELGKLLGYGAFAKVYHARNVVTGQSVAIKVVSKRKIVKGGLAENIKREISIMRRLHHPHTVKLFEVLATKSKIFFVMELAKGGELFAKITNGRFSEDLSRRYFQQLISAVGYCHSRGVFHRDLKPENLLLDENWNLKVSDFGLSAVNDQVQPDGMLHTLCGTPAYVAPEILSKKGYDGTKADVWSCGVILYVLNAGYLPFSDPNLMVMYRKINKGDFRFPKWTSPELRRFISRLLDPNPETRITVDEIIRDPWFKKGYKEVEFHDDKDDGFALKDHGDDENSKYVNAFDLISFSTGFDLSGFFNDPETSLGGERFMSEERPERIIQRIGEMSETENVVVRRKDWGAKLEGQNGDLVVTIQIYRLTDSLVVVEIQGRERAIGSGQQIWKDKLRPQLADLIYQRSVSEAGRDGQGSA; translated from the coding sequence ATGCCGGATATTCAGATCATGGTCCAGGATTCCGCCTCTGAAACTCCGTCGTCGTCGACTGGAGATCCGGACTTGTCGTCGTTGGAGGTGATCACTTTGTTTGGGAAATACGAGCTGGGGAAGCTGCTTGGCTACGGGGCCTTCGCCAAGGTGTACCACGCCAGGAACGTAGTTACGGGTCAGAGCGTGGCGATCAAGGTGGTGAGCAAGCGCAAGATTGTCAAGGGTGGTCTCGctgaaaatattaagcgggagaTTTCCATCATGCGCAGGCTGCACCACCCCCACACCGTAAAGCTCTTCGAGGTCCTCGCCACCAAGTCCAAGATCTTCTTCGTCATGGAGTTAGCCAAAGGCGGCGAGCTCTTCGCCAAGATCACCAATGGACGATTCAGCGAGGATCTCAGCCGTCGTTACTTCCAACAGCTTATCTCCGCCGTCGGATACTGCCACTCTCGAGGCGTCTTTCACCGGGACCTCAAGCCCGAGAACCTCCTCCTCGACGAGAACTGGAATCTGAAGGTCTCCGATTTTGGACTTAGCGCCGTCAACGACCAGGTCCAACCGGATGGCATGCTACACACCCTGTGCGGAACGCCGGCTTACGTCGCGCCAGAGATTCTCTCCAAGAAAGGCTACGACGGTACGAAGGCGGATGTCTGGTCATGCGGCGTCATCCTGTACGTACTGAACGCAGGTTACCTTCCGTTCAGCGACCCCAACCTCATGGTAATGTACCGGAAGATCAACAAGGGAGACTTTCGGTTCCCGAAATGGACGTCTCCCGAACTACGCCGCTTCATCTCGCGCCTACTAGACCCTAATCCGGAGACGAGGATCACGGTCGATGAGATCATTCGGGACCCTTGGTTCAAGAAAGGGTATAAGGAGGTTGAGTTCCACGACGACAAAGATGACGGTTTTGCCCTGAAGGACCACGGGGACGACGAGAACTCCAAGTACGTTAATGCTTTCGATCTGATCTCGTTCTCGACCGGTTTCGACCTGTCCGGTTTCTTCAATGACCCCGAGACTTCGTTGGGCGGGGAGCGATTCATGTCGGAGGAGAGACCGGAGAGGATAATCCAGAGAATCGGAGAGATGTCTGAGACGGAGAATGTGGTGGTGAGGAGAAAGGATTGGGGAGCGAAGCTGGAGGGACAGAATGGCGATCTGGTGGTGACAATCCAAATATACCGGTTAACGGATAGTCTGGTGGTGGTTGAGATACAGGGGAGGGAAAGGGCGATTGGATCTGGTCAACAAATTTGGAAAGACAAGTTACGGCCACAACTTGCTGATTTGATCTATCAACGGTCAGTGTCGGAGGCTGGCCGTGATGGTCAAGGTTCTGCGTAA
- the LOC121268095 gene encoding uncharacterized protein LOC121268095 isoform X2: MCILCVIQKWSRRVAMMLPWLVIPLIGLWALSQLLPPAFRFEITSPRLACVFVLLITLFWYEILMPQLSAWRVRRSARLREKKRFEAIELQKLRKTATRRCRNCLNPYRDQNPGGGRFMCSYCGHNSKRPVLDLPLLPGVGNNGIIKDLVGKGGSLLNGKVWSENGWMCGQDWSENENWVSGSVLGNSSYWRKNGSDVFGGDEHCLAENSYSGVVICVCKPLTSFLLSIRWLWRKAFRISSSGEDSLTDAEHRAMMANKGENGLNYHESRGEKARRKAEEKRQARLEKELLEEEEQKQREEVARLVEERRRLRDEKMDAEKDRGKTSPPVREKDGKKEAEKKRQERRKDKDKGSSKSNSDAEELEKRAGKESEQKRELEKKSETDRREHQKFGTDGIRGQSTETGHGMKNISANNFSRGNYGTRYLDHMRGTIFSSSRPFNTPATISKENKSNSSVDHVHNFAHKKDLFSHEHVAGKLSTNGDDKTITRPVLSEPQPRVTPKKSWQQLFTRSSSVPLSNPNVISRPNTKFQGDVQSPQFCSQKSSTESYNNPINFGLPSPFTLSTYPNGSTSSSLGFSPATGPIFPHFRESSSEFIHEEPDLFEDPCYVPDPVSLLGPVSESLDNFQLDLGTGFATDMGLERPYSLKKVSASSDVNKPSPIEYPMPQEKHNTSTWFPSTHRTQDLHTLPVNDATSNEAGTWQMWNTSPLGQDGLGLVGGPVSWILPPEQNKSNKEDFVHPSYKTTASLFTNGDHVLSGIHSPQNVFLGNGNAAPFSPVTGSSDNDPWLQKAFSPPLSGNENHFALKPPEESTQNEIIYRSPSSGSKHPFEMAPANCWSKMDWTVQGSGEGAGNTSVARHPIGVYFPPKMYSHFGDSIENSERVGGT, from the exons ATGTGTATACTGTGTGTGATTCAGAAGTGGTCTCGCCGGGTCGCTATGATGCTACCTTGGTTAGTTATTCCACTCATAGGACTTTGGGCTCTCTCTCAGCTTTTACCGCCCGCATTTCGTTTTGAGATTACGTCGCCAAGGCTGGCCTGCGTGTTCGTGCTTTTGATTACTCTCTTCTGGTATGAGATTTTGATGCCTCAGCTGTCAGCCTGGCGGGTTCGCAGGAGTGCACGGCTCAGGGAGAAGAAGAGGTTTGAAGCAATAGAATTGCAGAAGCTTCGGAAAACCGCAACTAGGCGGTGCAGGAACTGCTTGAATCCCTATAGGGATCAGAATCCTGGTGGTGGCCGTTTTATGTGTTCATATTGTGGGCATAATTCGAAGCGGCCAGTTCTGGACTTGCCTCTACTGCCTGGTGTGGGAAATAACGGGATTATTAAGGATTTGGTTGGAAAAGGAGGGAGCTTATTGAATGGTAAGGTGTGGTCTGAAAATGGATGGATGTGTGGTCAGGATTGGTCGGAGAATGAAAATTGGGTCAGTGGGTCTGTTTTAGGAAACTCTAGTTATTGGAGGAAGAATGGGAGTGATGTTTTTGGAGGAGATGAACATTGTTTGGCAGAGAATTCTTACTCAGGGGTTGTTATTTGTGTGTGCAAGCCGCTGACATCTTTTCTCTTGAGCATTAGGTGGCTTTGGAGAAAGGCTTTTAGGATTAGTTCATCAGGGGAAGATAGTTTGACTGATGCTGAGCATCGGGCTATGATGGCTAATAAGGGCGAGAATGGGTTGAACTATCATGAAAGTAGAGGAGAGAAAGCACGCAGAAAAGCCGAAGAGAAGAGACAGGCTAGGTTAGAGAAGGAACTTTTGGAGGAGGAAGAGCAAAAGCAGAGGGAGGAGGTTGCAAGGCTAGTGGAGGAACGTAGGAGACTGAGAGATGAGAAAATGGATGCTGAAAAAGATCGTGGCAAAACATCACCACCTGTCAGGGAAAAAGATGGTAAGAAGGAAGCAGAAAAGAAGCGTCAGGAAAGAAGGAAAGATAAGGACAAAGGGTCAAGTAAGAGCAATTCTGATGCAGAAGAGTTAGAGAAGAGAGCAGGTAAGGAAAGTGAGCAAAAGAGAGAATtggaaaagaaaagtgaaactGATCGTCGGGAACATCAGAAATTTGGGACAGATGGCATTAGAGGCCAGAGCACCGAAACTGGACATGGgatgaaaaatatatctgcaaacAATTTTAGCCGTGGAAATTATGGAACTAGGTATCTGGATCATATGAGGGGTACGATTTTTTCCTCTTCTAGACCATTTAATACTCCTGCCACAATTTCAAAGGAAAACAAGTCTAACAGCTCAGTAGATCACGTCCATAATTTTGCTCATAAGAAAGATCTATTTTCACATGAGCATGTAGCTGGAAAACTGAGTACAAATGGAGATGACAAGACCATCACTCGCCCT GTGCTATCAGAACCACAACCTAGGGTGACACCTAAAAAATCATGGCAACAATTATTTACTCGATCTTCATCTGTTCCTTTATCAAATCCAAATGTCATAAGCAGACCAAATACAAAGTTTCAAGGCGATGTCCAAAGCCCACAGTTTTGCAGTCAAAAATCATCGACAGAATCATATAATAATCCAATAAACTTCGGGCTGCCATCACCATTTACACTGTCTACTTATCCAAATGGATCCACAAGCAGCAGTTTAGGTTTTTCACCTGCAACTGGACCAATCTTTCCTCATTTTCGAGAATCATCCTCTGAATTTATACATGAAGAGCCAGACCTTTTTGAAGACCCTTGCTATGTTCCCGATCCAGTATCCTTGCTTGGGCCTGTTTCAGAGTCGCTTGATAATTTTCAGTTAGACCTTGGCACTGGCTTTGCAACAGACATGGGATTGGAAAGGccttattcattaaaaaaagtatCTGCTTCATCTGATGTCAACAAGCCATCTCCAATTGAGTATCCAATGCCACAAGAAAAGCATAATACTTCTACATGGTTTCCAAGTACCCATAGGACCCAAGATTTGCACACTTTACCTGTTAATGATGCTACTTCAAATGAGGCAGGAACATGGCAGATGTGGAATACTTCTCCTCTTGGTCAGGATGGTCTAGGTTTAGTAGGTGGCCCTGTTAGCTGGATTTTACCCCCAGAACAGAACAAATCAAACAAAGAAGATTTTGTTCATCCTTCTTATAAAACTACGGCTTCACTGTTTACAAATGGGGACCATGTCCTTTCTGGCATTCATTCTCCTCAGAACGTTTTTCTTGGTAATGGGAATGCTGCGCCATTCAGCCCTGTTACTGGTTCAAGTGATAATGACCCCTGGCTACAGAAAGCTTTCTCTCCACCATTGTCAGGAAATGAAAACCATTTTGCTCTCAAACCTCCTGAAGAATCTACAcagaatgaaattatttatcgTAGTCCCAGCTCTGGAAGTAAACATCCATTTGAGATGGCTCCTGCTAATTGTTGGTCCAA GATGGACTGGACTGTGCAAGGTTCAGGGGAAGGTGCTGGAAACACATCTGTTGCGAGGCACCCTATTGGGGTCTATTTCCCACCCAAGATGTACAGTCACTTTGGTGATTCAATTGAAAACAGTGAGAGAGTAGGAGGGACTTAA
- the LOC121268096 gene encoding CBL-interacting protein kinase 2-like codes for MENKGSILMQRYELGRQLGQGTFAKVYHARNLKTGMSVAIKVIDKEKILKVGMIDQIKREISVMGLVRHQNVVELYEVMASKTKIYFVMEYAKGGELFSKVAKGKLKEDVARRYFQQLISAVDYCHSRGVFHRDLKPENLLLDENGNLKVSDFGLSALAESKRQDGLLHTTCGTPAYVAPEVINRKGYDGSKADIWSCGVILFVLLAGYLPFHDANLMEMYRKIGKGEFKFPNWFGPEVRRLLSKILDPNPNTRISMAKIMDNSWFRRGLAPKSRIIQSEVKEPALLDADAVFGQNENNISITESKQDLATPSNLNAFDIISFSAGFDLSGLFENADQKKEVRFTSNKPASTIISKLEDIGKRLRLKVKKKDGGLLKMEGSKEGRKGLLGIDTEIFEITPLFHLVEMKKSSGDTLEYQKMLKEEIRPGLKDIVWTWQGEQQQQQQQQQEEEEEPPPALPQQPISPLDS; via the coding sequence atGGAAAACAAAGGGAGTATATTGATGCAGCGGTACGAATTAGGAAGACAATTGGGCCAAGGTACCTTTGCCAAGGTTTACCACGCAAGGAACCTTAAGACTGGCATGAGTGTGGCCATTAAGGTAATTGATAAAGAGAAGATCTTGAAGGTTGGGATGATTGATCAGATTAAGAGGGAAATTTCTGTGATGGGATTGGTTAGACATCAAAACGTGGTGGAGCTTTATGAAGTAATGGCCAGCAAAACCAAGATTTACTTTGTTATGGAATATGCTAAAGGTGGTGAGTTGTTCAGCAAGGTAGCCAAAGGAAAACTTAAAGAGGATGTTGCTAGAAGATATTTCCAACAGTTGATCAGTGCTGTTGACTACTGCCACAGTCGAGGTGTGTTCCATCGGGATTTGAAGCCAGAAAACCTACTGTTGGATGAGAATGGGAATCTAAAGGTTTCGGATTTTGGACTGAGTGCACTTGCTGAATCTAAGCGTCAAGATGGGTTGCTCCATACAACCTGTGGAACTCCTGCATATGTTGCTCCAGAGGTGATTAACCGAAAAGGCTACGATGGATCCAAAGCAGATATTTGGTCTTGTGGGGTGATTTTATTTGTTCTGTTGGCTGGCTATCTCCCATTCCATGATGCAAATCTGATGGAGATGTATAGAAAGATTGGTAAGGGTGAATTTAAATTCCCAAACTGGTTTGGCCCTGAAGTTCGCAGATTGTTGTCAAAGATTTTGGATCCAAACCCAAATACCAGGATATCCATGGCCAAGATAATGGATAATTCATGGTTCCGGAGGGGGTTGGCTCCCAAATCCAGAATTATTCAATCAGAGGTGAAAGAGCCTGCCCTTCTGGATGCTGATGCGGTTTTTGGACAAAATGAGAATAACATCTCCATTACAGAATCGAAACAAGATCTGGCAACGCCCTCTAACTTGAATGCTTTTGATATCATCTCCTTTTCTGCTGGCTTTGATTTGTCTGGTTTATTTGAGAACGCTGACCAGAAGAAAGAAGTGCGATTTACATCCAACAAACCTGCCTCAACAATAATCTCGAAGCTGGAAGACATTGGAAAGCGACTAAGActgaaagtgaaaaagaaagatgggGGGTTACTGAAAATGGAGGGGTCCAAGGAAGGCAGGAAAGGGCTGTTGGGAATTGACACCGAGATCTTTGAGATCACTCCACTTTTCCATTTGGTGGAGATGAAAAAGTCGAGTGGAGATACACTGGAGTACCAAAAGATGTTGAAAGAGGAGATAAGACCAGGTCTCAAGGACATTGTTTGGACCTGGCAAGgagagcagcagcagcagcagcaacaacagcaagaagaagaagaagaaccaccTCCTGCTCTTCCGCAGCAGCCCATTTCGCCTCTGGATTCATAG